The following coding sequences lie in one Gouania willdenowi chromosome 5, fGouWil2.1, whole genome shotgun sequence genomic window:
- the LOC114464011 gene encoding gastrula zinc finger protein XlCGF57.1-like, translating into MTQQNQEAKQTDREPEEKLEIKALFQTKRIPANVLCGESTDGLQLQDHLHIKKEEEELWESLEEKQETDITAVTVKSEDEEEEAQCSLLHWRQSEENIKGEPATCSSAKLMKVEPNGDISEGPEAANTCTQQDTDGEETDCSDTEDSEDWREPLSQSEAQSEHMDMSCENFQTSENNTRGTSHNREKHFGCDVCGKQFSNRTHLKIHTRIHTGEKPFSCDVCGKRFGRNESLKRHMIVHSGRKPFGCDMCGKGCSTKYDLKTHMRSHTEEKRFGCNVCGKRFSDKTNLKIHMRIHTGEKPFGCETCGKTFIEKEKLKRHMMIHTGRKLFICDICGKQFPHNANLKTHMIVHTGEKPFSCYVCSKQFRYKGNIKSHMILHTKEKSFGCQICGKTFVQKANMKRHLIVHTRQKSF; encoded by the exons atgactcagcaaaaccagGAGGCCAAGCAGACTGACAGAGAACCTGAGGAG aaactggaaataaaagctttgttccAGACCAAGAGGATTCCAGCCAACGTCCTGTGTG GAGAATCCACTGATGGTCTACAGCTCCAGGATcatctccacataaagaaggaagaggaagaactgtGGGAAAGTCTGGAGGAAAAGCAGGAGACGGATATCACGGCTGTTACTGTGAagagtgaagatgaagaggaggaagctcagtgttctctgctacactggagacaaagtgaggagaacatcaaaggagaacctgcaacctgcagctcagctaAACTCATGAAAGTAGAACCAAATGGAGACATCAGTGAAGGCCCAGAAGCAGCAAACACTTGTACACAACAAGACACTGATGGAGAGGAAACAGACTGCTCTGACACTGAAGACAGTGAGGATTGGAGGGAACCTTTGTCCCAGTCTGAAGCTCAGAGTGAACACATGGACATGAGCTGTGAGAACTTTCAAACATCTGAGAACAACACCAGAGGAACATCACACAACAGAGAGAAACACTTTGGTTGTGACGTGTGTGGGAAACAATTTAGCAACAGAACACATCTGAAGATCCACAcgagaattcacacaggagagaaaccttttagttgtgatgtttgtggaaaGAGGTTTGGCCGCAATGAGTCTTTAAAGAGACACATGATCGTCCACTCGGGAAGgaaaccctttggttgtgacATGTGTGGGAAAGGATGTAGCACCAAATATGATTTGAAGACCCACATGAGAAGTCACACAGAAGAGAAACGCTTTGGCTGTAACGTGTGTGGGAAACGATTTAGCGACAAAACAAATCTGAAGATTCATatgagaattcacacaggagagaaaccttttggTTGTGAGACTTGTggtaaaacatttattgaaaaggAAAAACTGAAGCGACACATGATGATTCACACAGGACGGAAACTGTTTATTTGTGACATCTGTGGTAAACAATTTCCCCACAATGCCAATTTGAAGACACATATGATagttcacacaggagagaaaccttttaGCTGTTATGTTTGTAGCAAACAATTCAGGTATAAGGGAAATATAAAGAGTCACATGATTTTACATACAAAAGAGAAATCCTTTGGTTGTCAGATTTGTGGTAAAACATTTGTTCAAAAGGCAAACATGAAGCGACACTTGATAGTTCACACAAGGCAGAAATCCTTTTAG
- the LOC114463995 gene encoding zinc finger and BTB domain-containing protein 49-like isoform X2 — MMTDSSAEEHSAGEFTDGLQLQDHLHIKKEEEELWESLEEKQETDITAVTVKSEDEEEEAQCSLLHWRQNEENIKGEPATCSSAKLMKVEPNGDISEGPEAANTCTQQDTDGEETDCSDTEDSEDWREPLSQSEAQSEHMDMSCENFQTSENTTKGTSHKTQKHFGCDVCGKRFSDITHLKIHTRIHTGEKPFGCDVCGQKFNQKE, encoded by the exons aTGATGACAGACTCTTCAGCTGAAGAACACTCTGCAG GAGAATTCACTGATGGTCTGCAGCTCCAGGATcatctccacataaagaaggaagaggaagaactgtGGGAAAGTCTGGAGGAAAAGCAGGAGACGGATATCACGGCTGTTACTGTGAagagtgaagatgaagaggaggaagctcagtgttctctgctacactggagacaaaatgaggagaacatcaaaggagaacctgcaacctgcagctcagctaAACTCATGAAAGTAGAACCAAATGGAGACATCAGTGAAGGCCCAGAAGCAGCAAACACTTGTACACAACAAGACACTGATGGAGAGGAAACAGACTGCTCTGACACTGAAGACAGTGAGGATTGGAGGGAACCTTTGTCCCAGTCTGAAGCTCAGAGTGAACACATGGACATGAGCTGTGAGAACTTTCAAACATCTGAGAACACCACCAAAGGAACATCACACAAGACACAGAAACACTTTGGTTGTGACGTCTGTGGGAAACGATTTAGCGACATAACACATCTCAAGATTCACAcaagaattcacacaggagagaaaccctttggttgtgacGTGTGTGGTCAAAAGTTTAATCAAAAG gaataa
- the LOC114463995 gene encoding zinc finger protein OZF-like isoform X1 yields the protein MMTDSSAEEHSAGEFTDGLQLQDHLHIKKEEEELWESLEEKQETDITAVTVKSEDEEEEAQCSLLHWRQNEENIKGEPATCSSAKLMKVEPNGDISEGPEAANTCTQQDTDGEETDCSDTEDSEDWREPLSQSEAQSEHMDMSCENFQTSENTTKGTSHKTQKHFGCDVCGKRFSDITHLKIHTRIHTGEKPFGCDVCGQKFNQKVSLSAHMRIHTGEKLFGCDVCGKRFGGKTNLKVHTRIHTGEKPFGCDVCGQKFNQKASLSAHMRIHTGEKLFGCDVCGKRFGDRTNLNIHTRIHTGDNPFGCDVCGKRFSTRSHLKSHMRIHTGEKPYGCDVCSQKFNHKSNLSNHMRIHTGEKPYSCNVCSQKFNQMAGLSKHMRNHTGEKPYSCDVCSQMFNQKAGLSNHMRIHIGEKPYSCNVCSQKFNQKTGLSKHMKIHTREKPVGCDVYAQTSQPKTSLVENITVPTQEKPYVCDVCGKQFKSMTDMKFHTRIHTGEKPYGCDEELSESLEEKQETDITAVTVKSEDEEEEA from the exons aTGATGACAGACTCTTCAGCTGAAGAACACTCTGCAG GAGAATTCACTGATGGTCTGCAGCTCCAGGATcatctccacataaagaaggaagaggaagaactgtGGGAAAGTCTGGAGGAAAAGCAGGAGACGGATATCACGGCTGTTACTGTGAagagtgaagatgaagaggaggaagctcagtgttctctgctacactggagacaaaatgaggagaacatcaaaggagaacctgcaacctgcagctcagctaAACTCATGAAAGTAGAACCAAATGGAGACATCAGTGAAGGCCCAGAAGCAGCAAACACTTGTACACAACAAGACACTGATGGAGAGGAAACAGACTGCTCTGACACTGAAGACAGTGAGGATTGGAGGGAACCTTTGTCCCAGTCTGAAGCTCAGAGTGAACACATGGACATGAGCTGTGAGAACTTTCAAACATCTGAGAACACCACCAAAGGAACATCACACAAGACACAGAAACACTTTGGTTGTGACGTCTGTGGGAAACGATTTAGCGACATAACACATCTCAAGATTCACAcaagaattcacacaggagagaaaccctttggttgtgacGTGTGTGGTCAAAAGTTTAATCAAAAGGTGAGTCTTTCTGCACAcatgagaattcacacaggagagaaactctTTGGTTGTGATGTGTGTGGGAAACGATTTGGCGGCAAAACAAATCTGAAGGTCCACAcgagaattcacacaggagagaaaccatttggTTGTGACGTGTGTGGTCAAAAGTTTAATCAAAAGGCGAGTCTTTCTGCACAcatgagaattcacacaggagagaaactctTTGGTTGTGACGTGTGTGGGAAACGATTTGGCGACAGAACAAATCTGAACATCCACAcgagaattcacacaggagataATCCATTTGGTTGTGACGTGTGTGGGAAGCGATTTAGCACCAGATCACATCTGAAGAgccacatgagaatccacacaggagagaaaccctatggatgtgatgtttgtagtcaaAAGTTTAACCATAAGTCAAATCTTTCCAatcacatgagaatccacacaggagagaaaccctataGTTGTAATGTTTGTAGTCAAAAGTTTAATCAAATGGCAGGTCTCTCTAAACACATGAGAaaccacacaggagagaaaccctatagttgtgatgtttgtagtcaaATGTTTAATCAAAAGGCTGGTCTTTCCAatcacatgagaatccacataGGAGAGAAACCCTATAGTTGTAATGTTTGTAGTCAAAAGTTTAATCAAAAGACAGGTCTGTctaaacacatgaaaatccacACACGGGAGAAACCAGTTGGTTGCGATGTTTATGCTCAAACATCTCAGCCAAAGACAAGTCTTGTGGAAAACATAACAGTCCCCACACAGGAGAAACCCTATGTTTGTGATGTGTGTGGGAAACAATTTAAGTCTATGACTGATATGAAGTTTCACAcgagaattcacacaggagagaaaccctatgGTTGTGATGAAGAACTGTCGGAAAGTCTGGAGGAAAAGCAGGAGACAGATATCACGGCTGTTACTGTGAagagtgaagatgaagaggaggaagcttag